A single window of Ictalurus punctatus breed USDA103 chromosome 27, Coco_2.0, whole genome shotgun sequence DNA harbors:
- the LOC108259173 gene encoding uncharacterized protein LOC108259173, which produces MVGLAVFLAVTLLSGALWMWKRKSSSANGHSSTGKSGQSVPKPGDDTYTALNPMNMSPDYDTLQNVHDSASDTYTTLNPATMSSDYDTLRGVAPRLSEEKYSRTAE; this is translated from the exons ATGGTGGGCCTGGCTGTCTTCCTGGCAGTAACACTCCTCTCAGGAGCTCTGTGGATGTG GAAGAGGAAGTCGAGCTCAGCTAATGGCCACAGCAGCACTGGCAAGAGTGGACAG AGTGTTCCAAAGCCTGGAGATGACACATACACAGCACTGAACCCCATGAATATGTCCCCGGATTATGACACTCTGCAA AATGTTCATGACTCTGCCAGTGACACTTACACAACTCTGAACCCTGCAACCATGTCCTCTGATTATGACACGCTGAGG GGTGTGGCTCCTCGACTCAGTGAGGAGAAGTACTCCAGAACTGCAGAATGA
- the LOC128629247 gene encoding sialoadhesin: MIVFFRALSGTMDVGSRKLLLLILLLNITVSVSGIQDVKVSCHPEKICALRESSVTLTCSYSNIIIITGFWFSLKDKAKWRKEEHPEDLALDSDYAGRVSYTEMTNFRSTLTITDLRERDSGEYRLVFITDKGEKYLSSAGVTLTVTDLQVTHDSTKQTLTCRTSCLLTSTVQYNWHKNGKIFEKYRVNMETFSLTNGEEGSYSCSVEGYGTILSLPVCVGRSCYSVTYRDKRVCAVEGSSVEFAGSYSHPSDLSVSEVFWHYFQRGKDSKNLKQETQFTNRVEYVKQDKSSTLKMKNLTKKDSGEYCLRFLNKDGEGFSGRPGVILSVTDLQVRASRSAVASEGQTTVTLSCITSCTLSNNHTYMWYKNGQPVTDKLTKRNKLYLNSSEDAGNYSCAVRGRGDLRSPELTVTCEPQNSVIILMYRVVIAQVQSSALTESSF; the protein is encoded by the exons atgATTGTGTTTTTCAGGGCTCTAAGTGGAACTATGGACGTTGGATCCAgaaagctgctgctgctgatccTGTTGTTGAATATTACAG TTTCAGTATCAGGTATCCAGGACGTGAAGGTGTCGTGCCATCCTGAGAAGATCTGTGCTCTGAGGGAGTCATCTGTGACCCTGACGTGCTCTTACtcaaatatcatcatcatcactggcTTCTGGTTCAGCCTAAAGGACAAAGCTAAATGGAGGAAGGAGGAACATCCAGAGGATTTAGCTTTAGACTCAGACTACGCAGGACGTGTGAGCTACACAGAGATGACAAACTTCCGCTCGACTCTTACAATAAcagacctgagagagagagactcagggGAATATCGCCTCGTGTTCATTACGGATAAAGGAGAGAAATATCTGAGCTCAGCTGGAGTTACTCTAACAGTTACAG ACCTGCAGGTGACCCACGACTCCACAAAACAAACTCTCACCTGCCGCACTTCCTGTCTTCTGACCTCTACTGTTCAGTATAACTGGCACAAGAATGGAAAAATCTTTGAGAAATACAGAGTCAACATGGAAACATTCTCTTTAACTAATGGTGAAGAAGGCAGTTACTCCTGCTCTGTTGAAGGCTATGgtactattctctctcttccagTGT GTGTTGGCAGGAGCTGTTATAGTGTGACCTACAGAGACAAAAGAGTCTGTGCTGTGGAAGGGTCTTCAGTGGAGTTTGCTGGAAGTTACTCACATCCCAGTGATCTGAGTGTTAGTGAAGTATTCTGGCATTATTTTCAGCGTGGTAAAGACTCCAAGAACCTGAAGCAGGAAACACAGTTTACTAATCGAGTTGAATATGTGAAACAAGACAAAAGCAgcactttgaaaatgaaaaacctgACAAAGAAAGACTCTGGAGAATATTGCCTTAGATTCCTTAATAAGGATGGTGAAGGATTCTCTGGTAGACCTGGAGTGATTCTGAGTGTTACAG ATCTGCAGGTAAGAGCGAGTCGCTCTGCAGTGGCATCAGAAGGACAGACTACAGTAACGCTGAGCTGCATCACCTCCTGCACTCTGTCTAACAACCACACTTACATGTGGTACAAGAACGGACAGCCTGTTACTGACAAACTCACCAAACGCAACAAGCTCTACCTGAACTCCAGTGAAGATGCAGGAAACTACTCCTGTGCTGTGAGAGGACGTGGGGATCTCCGCTCTCCTGAACTAACTGTGACATGTGAGCCACAAAACTCAGTCATTATATTAATGTATAGGGTTGTGATAGCTCAGGTTCAATCCTCAGCACTGACAGAGAGCAGCTTTTag
- the LOC128629262 gene encoding sialoadhesin produces the protein MKNLTKKDSGRYQLRFLTNDGEGFSGKPGVILSVTDLQVRASRSAVASEGQTTVTLSCITSCTLSNNPTYMWYRNGQPVTDKLTKHNKLYLISSEDAGNYSCAVTGREDLRCPELTVTCEPQNSVIILMYRVVIAQVQSSALTESSF, from the exons ATGAAAAACCTGACAAAGAAAGACTCTGGAAGATATCAACTTAGATTCCTTACTAATGATGGTGAAGGATTCTCTGGTAAACCTGGAGTGATTCTGAGTGTTACAG ATCTGCAGGTAAGAGCGAGTCGCTCTGCAGTGGCATCAGAAGGACAGACTACAGTAACGCTGAGCTGCATCACCTCCTGCACTCTGTCTAACAACCCCACTTACATGTGGTACAGGAACGGACAGCCTGTTACTGACAAACTCACCAAACACAACAAGCTCTACCTGATCTCCAGTGAAGATGCAGGAAACTACTCCTGTGCTGTGACAGGACGTGAGGATCTCCGCTGTCCTGAACTAACTGTGACATGTGAGCCACAAAACTCAGTCATTATATTAATGTATAGGGTTGTGATAGCTCAGGTTCAATCCTCAGCACTGACAGAGAGCAGCTTTTag
- the LOC128629246 gene encoding sialoadhesin-like: MKNLTKKDSGRYQLRFLTNDGNRFSAEPRVILNVTDLQVRASRSAVASEGQTTVTLSCITSCTLSNNPTYMWYKNGQPVTDKLTKHNKLYLISSEDAGNYSCAVTGHEDLRSPELTVTCEPQNSVIILMYRVVIAQVQSSALTESSF; the protein is encoded by the exons atgaaaaacctgACAAAGAAAGACTCTGGAAGATATCAACTTAGATTCCTTACTAATGATGGTAATAGATTCTCTGCTGAACCTAGAGTGATTCTGAATGTTACAG ATCTGCAGGTAAGAGCGAGTCGCTCTGCAGTGGCATCAGAAGGACAGACTACAGTAACGCTGAGCTGCATCACCTCCTGCACTCTGTCTAACAACCCCACTTACATGTGGTACAAGAACGGACAGCCTGTTACTGACAAACTCACCAAACACAACAAGCTCTACCTGATCTCCAGTGAAGATGCAGGAAACTACTCCTGTGCTGTGACAGGACATGAGGATCTCCGCTCTCCTGAACTAACTGTGACATGTGAGCCACAAAACTCAGTCATTATATTAATGTATAGGGTTGTGATAGCTCAGGTTCAATCCTCAGCACTGACAGAGAGCAGCTTTTag
- the LOC128629263 gene encoding uncharacterized protein LOC128629263, with protein sequence MDVGSRKLLLLILLLNITVSVSGIQDVKVSCHPEKICALRESSVTLTCSYSNIIIITGFWFSLKDKAKWRKEEHPEDLSLDSDYAGRVSYTEMTNFRSTLTITDLRERDSGEYRLVFITDKGEKYLSSAGVTLTVTDLQVTHDSLQQTLTCRTSCLLTSPVQYNWHKNGKIFENYRINMKTFSLTKAEEGSYSCSVEGYSTILSLPLCEYSFGFMM encoded by the exons ATGGACGTTGGATCCAgaaagctgctgctgctgatccTGTTGTTGAATATTACAG TTTCAGTATCAGGTATCCAGGACGTGAAGGTGTCATGCCATCCTGAGAAGATCTGTGCTCTGAGGGAGTCATCTGTGACCCTGACGTGCTCTTACtcaaatatcatcatcatcactggcTTCTGGTTCAGCCTAAAGGACAAAGCTAAATGGAGGAAGGAGGAACATCCAGAGGATTTATCTTTAGACTCAGACTACGCAGGACGTGTGAGCTACACAGAGATGACAAACTTCCGCTCAACTCTTACAATAAcagacctgagagagagagactcagggGAATATCGCCTCGTGTTCATTACGGATAAAGGAGAGAAATATCTGAGCTCAGCTGGAGTTACTCTAACAGTTACAG ACCTGCAGGTGACCCACGACTCCCTACAACAAACTCTCACCTGCCGCACTTCCTGTCTTCTGACCTCTCCTGTTCAGTATAACTGGCACAAGAATGGAAAAATCTTTGAGAATTACAGAATCAACATGAAAACATTCTCTTTAACTAAAGCTGAAGAAGGCAGTTACTCCTGCTCTGTTGAAGGCTATAgtactattctctctcttccactgtGTGAGTATTCATTTGGCTTCATGATGTAA
- the LOC128629245 gene encoding sialoadhesin-like: MKNLTKKDSGEYQLRFLTNGKGFSAEPGVVLNVTDLQVRASRSAVASEGQTTVTLSCITSCTLSNNPTYMWYKNRQPVTDKLTKHNKLYLISSEDAGNYSCAVTGREDLRSPELTVTCEPQNSGRSGSVSALPESSYQSSTAQLYAWIGF, encoded by the exons atgaaaaacctgACAAAGAAAGACTCTGGAGAATATCAACTTAGATTCCTTACTAATGGTAAAGGATTCTCTGCTGAACCTGGAGTGGTTCTGAATGTTACAG ATCTGCAGGTAAGAGCGAGTCGCTCTGCAGTGGCATCAGAAGGACAGACTACAGTAACGCTGAGCTGCATCACCTCCTGCACTCTGTCTAACAACCCCACTTACATGTGGTACAAGAACAGACAGCCTGTTACTGACAAACTCACCAAACACAACAAGCTCTACCTGATCTCCAGTGAAGATGCAGGAAACTACTCCTGTGCTGTGACAGGACGTGAGGATCTCCGCTCTCCTGAACTAACTGTGACATGTGAGCCACAAAACTCAGGTAGGTCGGGTTCAGTCTCAGCACTGCCTGAGAGCAGCTATCAGTCTTCAACTGCTCAGCTTTATGCTTGGATTGGATTTTGA